A window of the Deltaproteobacteria bacterium genome harbors these coding sequences:
- a CDS encoding RNB domain-containing ribonuclease produces the protein MYEGRIIEYIDQGNFICALCLQDKGNRLHLLTPTNREVNLPPKRAMLVSSEILGVDHSREGLLGKLKQAEEARIRLKEKIDVPALWELLKEETGSFEGRYLAELCFGEAVGDQHVSALVRALFEDKLYFKMKDGRFFPNSEERIEQMLKQREEEAAREELLGRGGKWLQDVLDGKDVQEPACRDEVVRLLVELAVFGKESPDFKQGKELLKRAGVTDTGEARKILCKIGVWEEDENLDFIRYDIRRSFGPEVLRASRLLAETDPGAAEGGEDLRDLSVFTIDGPMTEDFDDALSVEIHDGEITLGIHITDVAGTVPEGGVLDKEAFHRASSLYLPRTQIPMLPPELSQGILSLTKGSDRAALSLLCRFDGEGNLLDYRFIRSIIRVNKRLDYDKVDATFLEDKALSALHRLTQILQHRRIEQGALVLSLPEISIRVDPGGEIVLQTLDQNTPARTMVAECMILYNWLVARYCRDHGIPILYRTQEEPGERLPVNEDNYVFYVFKQRRKLSPLKVETEAKSHAGLGLDAYTNASSPIRRYADLVVQRQLRNVLLGKKPVYSAEDLEKIQMLLSVALRDLGTVKRNRSRYWLLKFLLQHTGETFPALVLDEMRNRYRVVLLDFLLVAEMKRQEGQMLQEGQHITVRIQKSDPWNDVLKIEYAGP, from the coding sequence ATGTATGAGGGCAGAATCATAGAATACATAGATCAGGGAAATTTCATCTGCGCCCTGTGTCTTCAGGACAAGGGAAACAGACTTCACCTTTTGACCCCCACCAATCGAGAGGTCAATCTCCCTCCCAAGCGGGCCATGCTGGTCTCCAGTGAAATCCTGGGAGTGGATCATTCGCGGGAAGGACTCCTGGGAAAATTGAAACAGGCGGAGGAAGCCCGTATAAGGCTCAAGGAAAAGATCGACGTACCTGCGCTCTGGGAACTCCTCAAGGAGGAGACCGGATCCTTCGAGGGCCGGTACCTGGCCGAACTCTGCTTTGGGGAAGCGGTCGGCGATCAACATGTTTCCGCCCTGGTCCGGGCCCTTTTCGAAGATAAGCTCTATTTCAAGATGAAAGACGGGCGCTTTTTCCCGAACTCCGAGGAGCGGATAGAGCAGATGCTGAAACAAAGGGAAGAGGAAGCCGCCAGGGAGGAACTCCTCGGTCGGGGAGGCAAGTGGCTCCAGGACGTGCTTGATGGCAAGGATGTCCAGGAGCCGGCCTGCAGGGACGAGGTCGTAAGGCTTTTGGTGGAGCTTGCGGTCTTTGGGAAGGAATCCCCCGATTTCAAACAGGGGAAAGAACTTCTCAAGAGGGCCGGGGTTACGGATACCGGGGAGGCGCGGAAGATCCTTTGCAAAATCGGAGTCTGGGAGGAAGACGAAAATTTGGATTTTATCCGGTATGATATCCGGAGATCCTTCGGTCCGGAGGTGCTCAGGGCCTCCCGGCTATTGGCGGAGACGGACCCTGGTGCGGCGGAAGGAGGGGAAGACCTCCGGGACCTTTCCGTTTTCACCATAGATGGGCCGATGACAGAGGATTTTGATGACGCCCTGAGCGTGGAGATTCATGATGGCGAGATTACCCTCGGGATTCATATCACGGACGTGGCCGGTACGGTTCCGGAAGGCGGTGTTCTCGACAAGGAGGCCTTTCACCGGGCTTCTTCCCTGTATTTGCCGCGTACCCAGATCCCCATGTTACCCCCCGAGCTTTCCCAGGGCATCCTCAGCCTGACCAAAGGCTCGGATAGGGCGGCCCTTTCCCTTCTTTGCAGATTTGACGGAGAGGGGAACCTTTTAGATTACCGGTTCATTAGGAGCATAATCAGGGTCAACAAGCGCCTGGATTATGATAAGGTGGATGCGACTTTCTTAGAGGATAAGGCCCTTTCAGCACTCCACCGCCTCACGCAGATTCTTCAACACAGGCGGATTGAGCAGGGGGCCCTGGTCCTCTCCTTGCCCGAAATTTCCATCCGCGTTGATCCGGGAGGAGAGATTGTCCTCCAGACACTGGATCAAAATACGCCTGCCCGAACCATGGTCGCCGAGTGCATGATTCTCTATAATTGGCTCGTCGCCCGCTATTGCAGGGATCACGGGATTCCCATCCTGTACAGGACTCAAGAAGAACCAGGGGAACGCTTGCCGGTGAACGAGGATAATTATGTTTTTTACGTATTCAAGCAGCGCCGCAAACTGAGCCCCCTCAAGGTGGAAACAGAGGCCAAGTCCCACGCCGGTCTCGGCCTGGATGCCTATACCAATGCCAGTTCCCCCATCCGGAGATATGCTGATCTGGTGGTTCAGCGCCAGTTGAGAAATGTCCTGCTCGGCAAGAAGCCTGTTTACTCGGCCGAGGACCTGGAAAAAATCCAGATGCTTCTCTCGGTCGCGCTGAGGGACCTCGGAACGGTGAAAAGAAATCGGTCTCGATACTGGTTGTTGAAATTCCTTCTACAACACACGGGCGAGACCTTTCCTGCCCTCGTCCTGGATGAGATGAGAAATAGATACCGCGTGGTCCTGCTGGATTTCCTTCTTGTGGCTGAAATGAAGCGCCAGGAGGGACAAATGTTACAGGAGGGGCAACATATCACGGTCAGGATCCAGAAGTCCGACCCCTGGAATGATGTGTTGAAAATCGAATACGCGGGGCCTTAA
- the yidD gene encoding membrane protein insertion efficiency factor YidD: MRIFRLAAFCILFSLLTLIHTAAWGGENRSAGSHESNLTGTLNPGVWLVSFIWKHISAVDGDRCPSYPSCSAYSRKAFKKHGFFIGWIMTVDRLIHEGQEEYATSPAILSDGKWKIYDPVENNDFWWYDRKKKDSK, encoded by the coding sequence ATGAGAATCTTCAGACTTGCGGCATTTTGCATCCTTTTTTCCCTCCTGACCCTCATCCATACAGCAGCATGGGGCGGGGAAAACCGGTCAGCAGGGTCCCATGAAAGCAACTTGACAGGGACGCTTAACCCCGGAGTCTGGCTCGTCTCCTTCATCTGGAAACATATCTCGGCTGTTGACGGAGATCGATGCCCCAGCTATCCTTCTTGCTCTGCGTACAGCCGGAAGGCCTTTAAAAAACATGGATTCTTCATTGGATGGATCATGACTGTCGACCGTCTTATCCACGAGGGACAGGAGGAATACGCCACCTCACCCGCGATCCTTTCTGATGGAAAATGGAAAATCTATGACCCAGTGGAAAACAATGATTTCTGGTGGTACGATCGGAAAAAGAAAGATTCCAAGTAG
- a CDS encoding tetratricopeptide repeat protein, translating to MISGGTIGKRKIPSSRLYLYLLVAATFLNLLFPSFLLSSQITIDSKDQFAFARHLMEKKDYVRAILEFERLLYFFPGDEKVPEARYLIGVCHFRGGDYESARETAFGLYRDYPDHSIGGKALLLIGESYYAQGAFEEAERYFRMVTERFKDPDLRNRALYRLGWSRMKENRWDEASSLFDRVEPESPLYPSARELASKSIQGEELPVKNPVAAGLMAGLLPGLGHAYCGRYKDGTVAFLLNGLFVWAAYQAFEKDQEILGGILSFLEAGWYSGNIYSAVNCAHKHNRAVRDKFRNRLKDRFDLSLFTSGDKNLGIALTFDF from the coding sequence ATGATTTCTGGTGGTACGATCGGAAAAAGAAAGATTCCAAGTAGCCGCCTCTACTTATACCTTTTGGTGGCGGCCACATTTCTGAATCTTCTTTTCCCTTCCTTTCTTCTTTCCTCCCAGATCACCATTGACAGCAAGGATCAGTTCGCCTTTGCCCGCCATCTCATGGAGAAGAAGGATTATGTCCGGGCGATCCTGGAGTTCGAGAGGCTCCTCTATTTTTTCCCTGGAGACGAGAAGGTCCCGGAGGCACGTTACCTGATCGGTGTCTGTCATTTCAGGGGAGGGGACTATGAATCGGCGAGGGAAACGGCCTTTGGACTTTACAGGGATTATCCTGACCATTCGATCGGAGGGAAGGCCCTACTCCTGATCGGGGAATCCTATTATGCCCAGGGAGCCTTTGAGGAGGCGGAGCGCTATTTCAGGATGGTAACCGAAAGATTCAAAGATCCGGATCTAAGAAACAGGGCCCTCTACCGTCTAGGATGGAGCAGGATGAAGGAGAACCGTTGGGATGAAGCTTCTTCCCTCTTCGATCGGGTGGAACCGGAAAGTCCCCTGTACCCAAGCGCCCGGGAACTCGCATCGAAGAGCATCCAAGGAGAAGAACTGCCGGTAAAAAATCCGGTCGCTGCAGGGCTAATGGCAGGTTTGCTTCCAGGCCTCGGACATGCTTACTGCGGGAGATATAAGGATGGGACCGTCGCCTTCCTCCTGAACGGTCTCTTCGTGTGGGCGGCTTACCAGGCCTTTGAAAAGGATCAGGAAATCCTTGGAGGAATCCTGTCCTTTCTAGAAGCCGGGTGGTACTCCGGAAACATTTACAGTGCCGTCAATTGCGCCCACAAGCACAATCGCGCTGTTCGGGACAAGTTCCGCAACCGGCTGAAAGACCGTTTTGATCTTTCCCTTTTCACCTCGGGTGACAAAAACTTAGGTATCGCCCTCACGTTCGATTTCTGA
- a CDS encoding L,D-transpeptidase produces the protein MPAALLKWPEGGSPYAVLVDKSRQKVYLYHRDSPFRPKRVYDCSTGEMPGPKTRTNDRRTPEGIYFFTKSFTDRELSPIYGIRAFPIDYPNPIDTRMGRDGYGIWFHGTNKPLKPRDTNGCIALRNESIDELASFIKLYDTPVIISREIKLADPMEVTKEAAALEKIIEGWRKAWESKNIPTYMSYYSRWFHAGDKDWKAWKAYKSRLAKKYRKIRVEIENLRLIESDGVVVASFNQRYRTEMLRSEGVKKLYLQQNSKEWKIVGEHFYGKDRGIVLAARKKTKALSPVQEIRAFLNKWEKSWETKDLKTYISCYDRSFRSRGMNLTEWKRYKERLNRKYRTLSVELGELNISFLSKRRARVSFRQEYRADEYRDVGIKKILLVKKGGHWKIREEKWRPLKR, from the coding sequence GTGCCCGCGGCCCTTTTGAAATGGCCGGAAGGGGGTTCGCCTTACGCCGTCCTGGTCGACAAGTCCAGGCAAAAGGTATACCTTTATCATAGAGATTCTCCTTTCAGGCCCAAAAGGGTGTATGATTGTTCCACCGGGGAGATGCCGGGTCCAAAGACCAGGACCAACGACCGAAGGACTCCGGAAGGGATCTACTTTTTCACTAAAAGCTTCACAGACCGGGAGCTTTCGCCCATTTACGGAATACGGGCCTTCCCCATCGATTATCCCAACCCGATCGACACGCGGATGGGGCGCGACGGGTACGGGATATGGTTCCATGGAACAAACAAACCTTTGAAACCCCGGGACACGAACGGCTGTATCGCACTCAGGAACGAAAGCATTGATGAGTTGGCGTCTTTTATCAAGCTCTACGACACCCCGGTTATCATCAGCCGGGAAATTAAGCTGGCCGATCCCATGGAGGTAACCAAAGAGGCCGCGGCCCTGGAGAAAATCATCGAGGGATGGAGAAAGGCTTGGGAATCAAAAAATATTCCCACTTATATGTCCTATTACAGCCGATGGTTCCACGCCGGGGACAAGGACTGGAAGGCATGGAAGGCTTACAAGAGCCGATTGGCCAAAAAGTATCGGAAGATCCGGGTTGAAATCGAGAATCTCCGACTGATCGAGAGCGACGGCGTTGTGGTAGCCTCCTTTAACCAGCGGTACCGAACCGAAATGCTTCGAAGCGAAGGGGTAAAAAAACTATACCTCCAACAAAACAGCAAAGAGTGGAAGATTGTCGGTGAACACTTTTACGGAAAGGACCGGGGTATCGTCCTGGCTGCCCGAAAAAAGACCAAGGCCCTTTCGCCCGTCCAGGAGATCCGCGCCTTCCTTAATAAATGGGAAAAATCTTGGGAAACCAAAGACTTGAAAACCTATATCTCCTGCTATGACCGCTCATTCAGATCGCGGGGAATGAACCTTACGGAATGGAAACGGTATAAAGAAAGGTTAAACAGGAAATACCGAACCCTCAGCGTGGAGCTTGGCGAGCTGAATATTTCCTTTCTTTCGAAACGAAGGGCAAGGGTGAGTTTCCGACAGGAATACCGTGCCGACGAATACCGGGATGTCGGTATCAAGAAAATCCTGCTTGTCAAAAAGGGCGGGCATTGGAAGATAAGGGAAGAGAAATGGCGTCCCCTGAAGAGATAA